The following coding sequences are from one Oceanidesulfovibrio indonesiensis window:
- a CDS encoding sensor domain-containing protein — protein MLLCAAVFAMIAFPAEAAPFQEGIVMSRAMPLGAGVAIALLALVFAAGWAFCNRKNGKTLREIEERCRHLSEHSADVLGITDASLDHSFVSDSVARVLGYDGSEYCALPLERRFPGGFADHVLGLAETSSQIRYSGRMQTKEGPEIWVEILTTRLHREKDGRDGYVHVMRDITWYKHSEARLREQEIRFRKLINDQSDALLVVGADGRILFANPASEQLFESAAEDIRDIRFGVPIAGDIPFEICILGAYGHKTAEMWVSDISWDGEECFIVSLRDISRRIGAEKALRESEQRYRMVADFTYDWELWISPDGTVQYTSPSCERISGYPSEDFLRNPALLDSLVPEDDREAWRTYLHEGMLEASHPLDFRLIKRGGEIRWVCLSSRRVHDDSGRFLGTRSSLRDITDRKNMEIELRHKSLHDALTGLANRTLCLDRIQRGLRRAKRRSSYFFAVVFIDLDRFKVVNESLGHSYGDQVLMQMAERLRSQVRGMDTVSRFGSDEFVLFLDDLDSQREAIAMVKRIRRSISMPFHFGRHEIRLTVSIGIVLGPVADALAEHVLRNANIALHRAKELGGDRFKVFTDRMLDQALHKMSLERDMRLGIDNDEFFLVYQPVIDMRDRSLVGFEALARWQHPERGVLSPYEFIALAEETGLIFDLGSRMLHAACKTLAAWRSELPESERFFVSVNLSGKQFSNHELLEQVRSILHETGVPATQIKLEITETTIMEDAEHAVEKLRRLKNLGITISIDDFGTGYSSMSYLQQFPLDNLKIDLSFVRLMEVSPENKEIVKAIVSLAHTLGLEVVAEGVESEAQEQTLRALGCEYAQGFLYDQPLTVKEAKALMVRSLKISERLPAQG, from the coding sequence ATGCTGCTGTGTGCAGCGGTGTTCGCAATGATTGCCTTTCCGGCCGAGGCCGCACCGTTTCAGGAAGGTATCGTCATGAGCCGGGCCATGCCTTTGGGCGCGGGGGTGGCCATCGCCTTGCTGGCTCTCGTCTTTGCAGCGGGCTGGGCATTCTGTAATCGCAAGAACGGCAAGACGTTGCGGGAGATCGAAGAACGATGCCGCCACCTCAGCGAACACTCCGCCGATGTGCTCGGCATTACGGACGCGTCGCTGGACCATTCATTCGTCAGCGATTCCGTGGCGCGCGTGCTGGGATATGACGGCAGCGAATACTGCGCCCTGCCGCTGGAACGGCGTTTCCCCGGCGGCTTCGCCGATCATGTCCTCGGCCTGGCCGAGACATCATCCCAGATCAGGTATTCCGGCCGCATGCAAACAAAGGAAGGCCCCGAGATCTGGGTGGAGATCCTCACCACGCGCCTGCACCGTGAAAAGGACGGCCGCGACGGCTACGTGCACGTGATGCGGGACATCACCTGGTACAAACACAGCGAAGCCAGGCTGCGCGAGCAGGAAATACGGTTCCGCAAGCTCATCAACGACCAGTCGGATGCGTTGCTTGTGGTCGGCGCGGACGGACGCATCCTGTTCGCCAACCCGGCATCCGAGCAACTTTTCGAGAGCGCGGCCGAGGATATCCGGGATATCCGGTTCGGGGTGCCGATCGCTGGAGACATTCCTTTCGAAATCTGCATCCTCGGCGCGTATGGACACAAGACAGCCGAAATGTGGGTCAGCGACATATCCTGGGACGGCGAGGAGTGCTTCATCGTGTCCCTGCGAGACATCTCCCGTCGTATCGGCGCGGAGAAGGCCCTGCGGGAGTCCGAGCAACGCTACCGCATGGTCGCCGACTTCACGTACGACTGGGAGTTGTGGATAAGCCCGGACGGCACAGTCCAGTACACGAGCCCCTCCTGCGAACGGATATCCGGCTATCCTTCCGAGGATTTTCTGCGAAATCCGGCGCTGCTCGATTCCCTGGTGCCGGAGGACGACAGGGAGGCGTGGCGGACATATCTGCACGAGGGCATGCTGGAAGCTTCCCACCCGCTGGATTTCCGCCTGATAAAACGCGGCGGCGAGATCCGCTGGGTCTGCCTGTCCAGCCGGCGCGTGCATGACGACAGCGGAAGGTTCCTGGGCACGCGTTCCTCCCTGCGGGACATCACGGACCGCAAGAACATGGAAATCGAGCTGCGGCACAAATCCCTGCACGACGCCCTTACCGGACTGGCCAACCGCACCCTTTGCCTGGATCGCATCCAACGGGGCCTGCGACGCGCCAAACGCCGATCCAGCTACTTCTTCGCCGTGGTTTTCATAGACCTGGACCGCTTCAAGGTCGTCAACGAAAGCCTGGGCCACAGCTACGGCGACCAGGTGCTCATGCAGATGGCCGAACGCCTGAGAAGCCAGGTCCGCGGCATGGATACGGTCTCCCGCTTCGGCAGCGACGAGTTCGTGCTGTTCCTGGACGACCTGGACTCTCAGCGCGAAGCCATCGCCATGGTCAAGCGGATACGCCGCTCCATCAGCATGCCGTTTCATTTCGGCAGGCATGAGATCCGCCTCACCGTCTCCATCGGCATCGTCCTCGGCCCTGTAGCCGACGCCCTGGCCGAGCATGTCCTGCGCAACGCGAACATAGCCCTGCACAGGGCCAAGGAACTTGGCGGCGATCGCTTCAAGGTATTCACGGACCGCATGCTGGATCAGGCTCTGCACAAGATGTCCCTGGAACGGGATATGCGCCTGGGCATTGACAACGACGAATTCTTCCTCGTCTACCAGCCCGTCATCGACATGCGGGACCGCTCTCTCGTGGGGTTCGAAGCCCTGGCGCGCTGGCAGCACCCGGAGCGGGGGGTGCTCTCCCCGTACGAGTTCATCGCCCTGGCCGAGGAAACCGGGCTCATCTTCGACCTGGGAAGCCGCATGCTGCACGCAGCCTGCAAGACCCTGGCGGCATGGCGCTCCGAGCTCCCGGAATCCGAACGATTCTTCGTTTCCGTGAACCTTTCGGGCAAGCAGTTTTCCAACCACGAGCTTCTCGAACAAGTCCGCTCCATCCTCCACGAAACCGGCGTTCCGGCAACGCAGATCAAGCTCGAGATCACCGAAACCACTATCATGGAGGATGCGGAGCACGCCGTGGAGAAACTGCGGCGGCTCAAGAACCTGGGCATCACCATCTCCATAGACGACTTCGGAACCGGCTACTCCTCCATGAGCTACCTGCAACAGTTCCCGCTGGACAACCTGAAGATCGATCTGAGCTTCGTGCGTCTCATGGAAGTGAGCCCGGAGAACAAGGAGATCGTCAAGGCGATAGTGAGCCTGGCGCACACGCTGGGGCTGGAGGTGGTCGCCGAGGGCGTGGAGAGCGAGGCGCAGGAGCAGACGCTGCGGGCCCTCGGCTGCGAATACGCACAGGGTTTTCTTTACGACCAGCCCCTGACAGTGAAAGAAGCGAAGGCGCTCATGGTGCGCTCGCTCAAAATTTCGGAACGGCTTCCGGCTCAAGGCTGA